The genomic window gagagagacagagagaaacgtcttcctttgctgttggttcaccctccaatggctgcagcggccagtgcgctgcggccggcgcaccgcgctgatccgatggcaggagccaggtacttctcctggtctcccatggggtgcagggcccaagcacttgggtcatcctccactgcactccagggccacagcagagagctggcctggaagaggggcaaccaggacagaatccggcgccccgaccgtgactagaactcagtgtgccagcgctgcaaggcagaggattagcctagtgagccacagcgccggccctacaaTTTGGTTTTTAGTACCTTGCTGTGAAAACAGCAATAAAGTCCCTACTTACAGGAAGGATAAGTAAGTAAAGGTAAAGCTCAGTTGTGTGAGTCTCCTTCATTATTTCTGTGACACCTGGGGAACAGTTGGAGAAAGGTGAAGTGGTCTGTCACTAAGACACCTCTGCTTTGTGTTCCTCAAGCAACCTCATAACATTCTGCAGAGGCGCCTCATGGAAACCAACCTGTCCAAGCTCCGGAGCAGTCGTATCCCCTGGGGCTCCAAGACCAACAAACTCAACCAAGCAAAGTCTGAGGGCCTAAAGAAGTCTGAGGAGGATGATATGATTTTGGTCTCTTGCCAGGTAATATTCTGAAAACAACTTCTCCAGGGCTTTCTGGAAAATAGGATTTACAGCCCTTTATAATCCCAGTAGTGGAGCCCCTTCTCCAGGCTTTATGGAGTATGGGTCTTATCATGGAATTcataaatgaactttaaaatatatgcaatgtTGTGTACGATGTGCATCTTTATGGGAAGAAGGATCAAAGCTTTCATCTGATTTTCAAAGGGGTattgattaaaaattttaaaagtaagagcTTCTGGATAATGTATAGAATTAAATACTCAAAGTCCTTCTGTCAGTCCTGGGTTCAGCAGGAAAAAGATCCAACTAAAGACAGACTTAGCAATGGTTAAAGATAGGACAATTCTAACCCATAATTGGGGAGAATGTGCACCAGCCCTGCCTTTCATATGACATCTGCTGCCTACTCCCTACATCTCCCATCCCTTGTGCTTCTCTGGCTCCTGCTGAACAGTACATTTCCTCTCCACAGTGTGCTGGAAAGGATGTGAAAGCCTTGGTTGACACCGGCTGTCAGTATAATCTCATCTCCTCAGCCTGTGTGGACAGATTGGGGTAAGTAGCCCTTGTGCTGCATGGAAGTCAGATGTGAATACACTCTTTGCTTGAGTCTATTTTGATGTTAGAGACCATCTTTAAGGGTCTAAATGGCTGCTCAAAGAGAAATTTGGAGAGCTCAGATTGCAGATAGAAACAGAGGCCTGCAGCTGGCGccgtgacgcagtaggttaatcctccacctgcaggtgctggcatcccatatgagcgccggttctagtcccagctgctcctcttccaatccagctctctgctgtagcctgggaaggcagtggaggatggcccaagtccttgggcccctgcacccatgtgggaggccagggggaagcacccggcttctggcttcggatcagcgcagctccggccgttgcggccatttggggagtgaactaatggaaggaagacctttctctctgtctctctctctctcactgtctgtaactctacttgtcaaataaataattaaaatcttaaaaaaaaaaattgcctcctcaaaaaaaaaaaaaaaaagaaagaaagaaaaagaaacagagtccTTTGTAGAGGGGAAGAGTGGTGGATTGTCAGTAAGCCAGGAGAAATCAATGATCCAGGGAAGCCTTGGGCTTTTCAGTAACTCCCACTTGCTAAGTTTTGAGGAAAGTCCTCTGGGTTCTGGAATGAGAGTGTTTGAAACATCTGGCTCATTGTGTGCCCTTAAGAAGCTGTCCTATTAGTGGACCCCCATATAAGTAAAAACAGGAATGTAGTTGGCCTTAGCTTATTCAGGATCCTCCTAGAGGATATACTTCCTGTCCCCAAGGAACAGATCATAACTGAGAATAGAACTGCTGTTGCTGCTGGACCTGGCCCATCATAGAGGTGATTAACCGTTAGTTATTTAGTACCTTTCTCTTTTGTGAAGAACCTGTGTAATCAAATCCTACTGTTGCCCTTCCTGGGGACTGGGTGTGAAACAGACATCTGGTACATTGTCTTCAGTTCTCTAGCAGTTGGAATTGGGTTCTGGTTTAGTCAGAGAAAGCCAATCTCTGCCTTACCTCCTTTTAACTCAACCTCTactgttctttcttttaaaaaaaaaatttatttttttatttatttgaaagagttacacagagagagacgagaggcagtgagagagacagagggaggtcttccatccaatggttcactccccagatggccgcaacggccagagctgtgccaatctgaagccaggagccaggagcttcttccaggtctctcacacaggtgcaggggccaaggacttgggccatcttctactgctttcctgggccatagctgagagctggacaggaagtggagcagctggccggggatgctggcatttcaggccaggacgttaacccactgcgccacagcgccagccccatactgttctttctttctccctactGTTTCCTCCAAAGTACCAAATGAGCTCTGAGGACTGTCCTACAATCAGTGGAATCAACCCaatatcattttccatttctCTAGTCCTAAGTACAACAAACCATCTCCCAACCCAGATCTCTGTAATGAAGCAATCACTAATGTAGATTTGGTGGCTATATTCCAGACATTCAAGACATGTTCTTAGGAAGAGCTTATGCAGGGCTTTATTTCTATAGCTGGTGACCCCTGCCATGTGATTATTCCTTCTTATGTCTGCCCTGTCCCACCCCTCATCACCGCTGTGACTCTCTGAAATTGGCCCTGTGAGTTTTGTATATTGCTATTtagggtggggaaggagggagcctAGAATCCAGAGCTCTTGTGGGAAGAATCCTGAGCTTCTTTATGAGAAATAGTGCAACATGATGGTTCCAGAAAGACTAATAATGCCCTGGTGCATAATTAGGCAGCTGACTGCCATGATTCCAGAGGAATTAATAACTGTCTGTAAAactgcaattatttttttttcttttggataggCTATAACACCATAAGAGAGGAAATGAAGGAAAACAGAAGTATTGGCACAGAAAATCCGTAATTAAGTATTTATCCACCAACCCATAATAGCTCAGTGCTAGCTATTCCAATCAGCTTTACATAACTGTGTAAAGCCCCGGTGCTgtgcctttccttcctcctctgcacAAATTAATGAGGACTTTCCCCATGATATTCCTTGCTGTTACCAATATCAATGCACTTACCAAAAGAGTGCTTGACCCTCTTTAACCTCATAGCCTAAGACAAACTGATGAGAATTGATGGAAAGTTATATGACAAAGAGGAAATTCGACATTAAGAATCTTCTAAAGTTAGGATTAACATGCCCACTCTGATATCTATTACCCACAGATGGGTAAAATGACATGTTAACTGCCTCACACATAGGTAGGGAATGTTATGATACAAAGTAAGATTCTCTGAATGTGACAGTTCCCTCCTTCACCAATGCAGGTAGTGATGTAAACATTTTGAGAACAGGAAAGGAATGTTTAGCCTTTTTATGTCCCTGATGATAGTTTAGGACAAAGTATAGAAATTTGTAGACTAGATAGTCCTTTTCTGATTATTAACCACACAAAAAAAATTCTCTAGAGAATTGTAACTGTGGTTAGGCAGTGCCAGAGTCTACTCTGAACCCCTGCGAAGGGAATTCTGATGTCTTCCTCTCTGGTGCAGACTCAAGGAACATGTCCGATCTCATAAGCATGAAGGAGAAAAGCTTTCCCTACCCCGGCATCTCAAAGTAGTGGGCCAGATTGAGCACCTGGTGATCACACTGGGCTCTCTCCGCCTCGACTGCCCAGCAGCTGTGGTTGGTGAGTAGAATTGGAGACTGGTCCTGTGAACCCTAATATAAACCTCCCCTCTATTTCCACAAAACCCTCATGAGATCTCTCGCCTGTAAATATTGACTTCTTCAAAATCCCTGGTCCCCAATGTTCCGGTATTCTAGACCTTGTTCCCATTTTTCCCTCCAAAGTACTAGATGGACCTTGAGCTTCATTCAGGCCCTGCTGAGAATCAATCAGAAAAAGGAGTGTGAAACTCAGATAAAGAAATTCAAGGAGcaagaaaacatttttgtgtTCAGGTGACAATGTCCCCTGCGAGCTTTCCATGAACTAATTAGTAGCAAAGGGCAAGATCTTCCTCCTTTGCCATAAATACACAGCACCTCCTACACCTCCTTACACTTTCTAGTCTACTGTAAGTTCTTGGTTTTAGTGTACAAACTCTGAGTTTGAATCTTGACTCAATCACCTTTTAACTGTGGGAAAATTACTTTAATAAAACAGTTGTTCAACAAGTGTTTATTAGAACAgacagacggatggatggatgaaatCATcccaacacaaagtgaaatatactgtttgagtactcattatagcattaagtctcaatgtacagcacattaaggacagagatcctacatgaggagtaagtgcacagtgactcctgttgttgacttaacaaattgacactcttgtttatggcatcagtaatctccctatgctccagtcatgagtttccaaggctatgggagccccttgagttctccgactcttatcttgtttagacaaggtcatagtcaaagtggaggttctccttgtgtttctatgggggtgcaaactgttgaaagctttacttaatgtatactaaactgatcttctgtaaaaaaaaaaaaagaattatcaattcccaacttgactctcactgggattaaacatgacaataggtctgatctgatttcatcatcatttaaaaaatcatctattatttttcactttatgtttctgtgtgggagcaaactgttgaaatctttacttaatgtatgttaaactgatcttctgtatataaagagaatcgaaaatgaatcttgatatgaatggaaggggagagggagtgggagaggggagggttgcgggtgggagggacgttatgggggggaagccattgtaatccataagccgtactttggaaatttatattcattaaataaaagttaaaaaaaaaaaaacttaaaaaaaaaaaaaaagaaatcatcccAACAGTGATATGGCTGACTTCTAAACCAGTTTGGAAATGGCTgaatcttaattttgtttttttgttttcattagaggACAATGAGAAAAACTTGTCCCTTGGTCTCCAAACTCTCCGGTCCCTGAAGGTAGGATTGATTCCACCTTCCTTCTTTTCTGCAGTGGGGATTGTCTTAAATGGGGACCTGTAGTGAGGTCATTGACAGAGATTAGTGattcttctttgttttcagtGTGTCATAAACTTGGATAAGCATCGGCtgatcatgggaaagacagacaAGGAAGAAATCCCTTTTGTGGAGACCATTTCTTTGAATGAAGACAAGTAAGTACCCAAATGGGTCAGGTCAAGTCAAATGCATTGTCATGAGCTGGGGGAGGTGGAGGTTCTCAGACAGGATATGAGATTATATCCTGCCTTTGACTTTCAATCATACCACAAGTCCCTCCTCACCCACAGAGTTCACTGTCCCTCAAAATTCTGTAGCCCACATTTCAGAACGAGTAACAATTGTGCCACCCAAATGAATGATGGGGAAAATGAGTAGCTTttaaaccacatttttttttacttaccttcaacctaactttttaaaatttgatataatttcttctgatatttctttctcatttcagcACTTCAGAAGCAtaactgcagcctgcagtgtatctgcacatgtgcacacataccaGGTTGACAGATTGAGAAAACTAGGTTTGAACCAAATGCAGTAGCAAGCTTCTGTGGACCAAGTGATTCTCTCTCATAGAAGCCCCAGGGGCTCCTTCCCACCCAGACCTCTCTAGACTATAGTCTGTGCTTAGAGAACTTGTCTGGTTATAGCCATTGTTTTTTACTCCTTGGATCACTTAATTTATAGACCCTTTTTGACACTGCCAGGTCTTACTTGTGGCctatttctctgcttctttcaggAGTTTGCTTTTATTAGTCAAATATAGGAGTTACGTGGTTCTATTCCTCCCTAGATACACCTGGTTCTTTTCCTGTAGCTAAATGTATAATAAACAGGAACTGACCTTTACCTCCTTTTAGCTGTTTCAAAGAGGTACCTGATGTCTACGTCTTGGAATTTAAATGTCTTCTAATTAATTCATTGATTTCTCAAGTATGAGTGGATCTGAAAGAAAGAGCACATAGAGATGATCTATCCCAGCTCTTCCATTTAAAGGCCCATAGAAGCAAATGAATTGTCCAAGCTTATATATTAAGTCAGTGGCAGAAGGACCTAGAACTCAGACCTGACTGCCAAGTTAAGGTTCCTGTGTTGCCTCATTCATCTTCAAGCCTTAACAGGAGGGCAAAGAGGCAAGGGTGTGAAAAAAGGCAGGGTAGGGGAAGAATATGCTTTGGAGGTAGATATTAGGAGGATAACATCCTTCCTGAATGGCCTTCCCTCCTGTGTGCCAAGTTCACTAAAAATTCATTGCCCCAAATGTTTAGGCTCTTTTCTTCATGCCTAAAACCTGAGGGTACAAAGAGGAATAAGAGGATCTGTCCTTAGAGGAGAGGACCCACAGAGATCCACAAAGAAGGAACTGAAAAATTCAGTAATAATCTGAGCATTGTTGTGATTGCCCCCAAGATCCAGACAGTACCTCTGCCTCGCCTTTTATTTGTTGTCAAGGATGCATCTAGCTGGGGACAGTGGTAGTAAAGGAGATGAAAAAACTCAGATTAGGGCCAGACTAGGAGTGCCAAATAGAATGAATGGGCTGGGGGGCCCAGCTGGGAAAGCCTTTCTGGGATGGAGGTG from Oryctolagus cuniculus chromosome 1, mOryCun1.1, whole genome shotgun sequence includes these protein-coding regions:
- the NRIP3 gene encoding nuclear receptor-interacting protein 3 is translated as MFYSGLLTEGGRKETDMREAAPLRQQRRMKQAVQFIHKDSADLLPLDGLKKLGSSKDTQPHNILQRRLMETNLSKLRSSRIPWGSKTNKLNQAKSEGLKKSEEDDMILVSCQCAGKDVKALVDTGCQYNLISSACVDRLGLKEHVRSHKHEGEKLSLPRHLKVVGQIEHLVITLGSLRLDCPAAVVEDNEKNLSLGLQTLRSLKCVINLDKHRLIMGKTDKEEIPFVETISLNEDNTSEA